A genomic window from Flavobacterium sp. I3-2 includes:
- a CDS encoding OmpH family outer membrane protein: protein MKNFLVSILFLSVSSFVFGQNGKTAYVDIYHILKKSPEYTEANLELEKRVKDWQSQINKKKAEVTKMKDALLTERALLTSQLIEEKEDEIRMVESELNTLQQEKFGTDGDYFNQHQNIYKPILDQIHTITNDIAAKKKYDVVLVKGDGNTMLYANKRNDITDLVLKEMERSRTRGKLSKKEIADLEAQDKIAESKERQRNKRDELRERQKDIESGLLNPSNTNENNRESNPIGPTETDAEKRNRINQERIAEAKKKQEEIRAAQLEKIEAQKLAIKKKQEELKLAREKAAQDALDRKNNIGQKSNSTQNSQKEMTEKQKEMMEARLQKAKEAKEKRDQLLAERKLAAQKRQEEAKKLQEERIQKMKEDKEKRLKELEERKKNN, encoded by the coding sequence ATGAAAAATTTTTTAGTTTCGATTCTTTTTCTTTCAGTTAGTTCATTTGTTTTCGGACAGAATGGCAAAACTGCTTATGTTGATATTTATCATATATTAAAAAAGAGTCCCGAATATACCGAGGCAAATTTGGAACTAGAAAAACGTGTCAAAGATTGGCAATCACAAATCAATAAGAAAAAAGCAGAAGTCACAAAAATGAAAGATGCTTTACTAACTGAACGCGCATTGTTAACAAGTCAGCTTATTGAAGAAAAAGAAGATGAAATCAGAATGGTTGAATCAGAACTTAATACGCTTCAACAAGAAAAATTTGGCACAGATGGTGATTATTTCAATCAACATCAGAATATATACAAACCTATTTTAGATCAAATTCATACGATAACAAATGATATTGCTGCTAAAAAGAAATATGATGTAGTCCTAGTAAAAGGAGATGGCAACACCATGCTTTATGCAAACAAGCGCAATGATATTACGGATCTTGTATTAAAAGAAATGGAGCGTAGCCGTACTCGTGGTAAATTATCTAAAAAAGAAATTGCTGATTTAGAAGCACAAGATAAAATTGCCGAAAGTAAAGAAAGACAACGTAACAAAAGAGATGAATTAAGAGAAAGACAAAAAGATATTGAATCAGGATTATTAAATCCATCAAATACAAACGAAAATAACCGCGAATCAAATCCGATTGGTCCTACTGAAACAGATGCTGAAAAAAGAAATAGAATCAACCAAGAACGAATCGCTGAAGCTAAAAAGAAACAAGAGGAAATTAGAGCTGCACAACTTGAAAAGATTGAAGCTCAAAAGTTAGCAATAAAAAAGAAACAAGAAGAATTAAAACTTGCTCGAGAAAAAGCAGCACAAGATGCATTAGATAGAAAAAACAATATTGGTCAAAAATCTAACAGCACTCAAAATTCTCAAAAAGAGATGACGGAAAAGCAGAAAGAAATGATGGAAGCTCGTCTACAAAAAGCTAAAGAAGCAAAAGAAAAAAGAGACCAATTGTTAGCCGAACGAAAATTAGCTGCTCAAAAACGCCAAGAAGAGGCTAAAAAACTTCAAGAAGAACGTATACAAAAAATGAAAGAAGATAAAGAAAAACGTTTGAAAGAATTAGAAGAAAGAAAGAAAAATAATTAA
- a CDS encoding OmpH family outer membrane protein produces MRKLKSLVIAAVLFLGVNSNMTAQTKVAHINLSELIPLMPEVKAANDQIKKLAEGFDKDYKAMTTEYQTKAEKYSKEAPTAGDALNETRSRELQEFGVRIEKFEQTAQAELQKKQVELNTPILEKARLAIHKVAKAKGYEMVLDSTPGAGVIMADTGDIFQDVKAELKIK; encoded by the coding sequence ATGAGAAAATTAAAAAGTTTAGTAATTGCAGCAGTTTTATTTTTAGGAGTAAATTCAAATATGACAGCTCAAACAAAAGTTGCACATATTAATTTAAGTGAATTAATTCCTTTAATGCCAGAAGTTAAAGCTGCAAATGACCAAATAAAAAAATTAGCTGAAGGTTTTGATAAAGACTATAAAGCAATGACAACTGAATACCAAACAAAAGCTGAGAAATACAGTAAAGAAGCTCCAACAGCAGGTGACGCATTAAACGAAACCAGATCAAGAGAGTTACAAGAATTTGGTGTTAGAATTGAAAAATTTGAACAAACAGCACAAGCTGAATTACAAAAAAAGCAAGTTGAATTAAACACACCAATTTTAGAAAAAGCAAGATTAGCAATTCATAAAGTTGCTAAAGCTAAAGGTTACGAAATGGTTTTAGATTCAACTCCTGGAGCTGGAGTTATCATGGCAGACACAGGAGATATTTTCCAAGATGTTAAAGCTGAATTAAAAATAAAATAA
- the murI gene encoding glutamate racemase: MKEYNPIGLFDSGIGGTTIWREVNKLLPNEDTIYLADSKNAPYGQKSKEEIIHLSEKNVEFLLNKNSKIIVIACNTATTNAIDYLRAKYKTPLIGLEPAIKPASNQSKTGVIGVLATKSTIESELFQKGVNTFENTEIITQIGYNLVSLIESGQINSKTTKKLLEEYLNPMIEKNIDQLVLGCTHYPYLIPIIKQIIPDTIKIIDSGEAVAKQTKNILNSLNLLNLTNIHPKNEFFINTDSSVLKSFLPNINSVYELDF, encoded by the coding sequence ATGAAAGAGTACAATCCCATTGGTTTATTTGATTCAGGAATTGGAGGAACAACAATTTGGAGAGAAGTAAACAAATTACTTCCTAATGAAGATACTATCTATTTAGCGGATAGTAAAAATGCTCCGTATGGTCAAAAAAGTAAAGAAGAAATTATTCATTTAAGTGAAAAAAATGTAGAGTTTTTACTTAATAAAAATTCAAAAATAATAGTTATAGCCTGTAACACCGCAACAACCAACGCTATTGATTATTTAAGAGCAAAATATAAAACTCCTTTAATTGGACTTGAACCAGCCATCAAACCCGCATCAAACCAATCAAAAACTGGCGTAATTGGCGTTTTAGCAACAAAAAGTACAATCGAAAGCGAATTGTTCCAAAAGGGCGTAAACACCTTTGAGAACACTGAAATAATCACTCAGATTGGCTATAATTTAGTTTCACTTATTGAATCTGGTCAAATAAATTCAAAAACAACAAAAAAATTATTAGAAGAGTATTTGAATCCGATGATTGAAAAAAATATCGACCAGCTTGTGTTAGGTTGTACACACTATCCATATCTGATTCCAATCATCAAACAAATAATACCTGATACAATTAAAATTATAGATTCAGGAGAAGCTGTAGCAAAACAAACAAAAAATATTTTAAACTCATTAAATCTATTAAACTTAACTAATATTCATCCTAAAAATGAATTTTTTATTAATACAGATTCATCAGTACTAAAATCTTTTTTACCTAATATAAATTCTGTTTATGAATTAGACTTTTAA
- a CDS encoding gamma carbonic anhydrase family protein has protein sequence MALIKEINGITPKIPDDCYLAENATIVGDVTFGIQCSVWYNAVIRGDVNAIKIGNKVNIQDGAVIHCTYLKHATIIGNNVSIGHNAIVHGCTIEDDVLIGMGAIVMDNCIVKSNVIIGAGSVVTQNSILESNAIYAGIPAKKVKDLEASDFKGEIERIANNYIMYSSWQ, from the coding sequence ATGGCTTTAATAAAAGAAATAAACGGAATTACTCCAAAGATTCCAGATGATTGTTATTTGGCAGAAAATGCTACTATAGTTGGAGATGTTACATTCGGAATTCAGTGTAGTGTTTGGTATAATGCTGTAATAAGAGGCGATGTAAACGCAATAAAAATTGGTAACAAAGTAAATATACAAGATGGAGCAGTTATTCATTGTACGTACTTAAAACACGCAACAATAATTGGGAATAATGTTTCTATCGGGCATAATGCAATTGTTCATGGCTGTACTATAGAAGATGATGTCTTAATCGGAATGGGGGCTATTGTGATGGATAATTGTATCGTTAAAAGTAATGTAATCATCGGAGCAGGTTCGGTTGTAACTCAAAATTCAATTTTAGAATCTAATGCTATTTATGCTGGAATTCCAGCCAAAAAAGTAAAAGATTTAGAAGCTTCCGATTTTAAAGGAGAAATCGAACGAATCGCAAATAATTACATCATGTATTCAAGTTGGCAATAA
- a CDS encoding type IX secretion system membrane protein PorP/SprF codes for MNIFKKPLLLLVSSLFISQASIAQEGLSVYSDYLTDNYYLIHPSMAGAANCAKIRLSARQQWTDNDKSPALQTLSFNTKVGEQSGVGFIAFNDRNGYHSQYGAKLTYAHHINFSRSYYDLNQLSFGISAGVNQTTLDESSFGNTFDPLVNGGVDQKDVSFMADFGVSYHYLDFYAHATVKNAFTTKSDIYSDIESDNLRKYLFSTGYVFGTYSNSGFTWEPSVLFQYTEKTNEKMLDVNMKMYKEFTNGQFFAGISYRTAFDGAEYVKTDETKKQYYHSVSPILGVKYKNMMLGYTYSHQFGDVKFEKGGFHQLTLGFNFLCRNSSYKCSCPSVNF; via the coding sequence ATGAATATTTTTAAAAAGCCTTTATTATTATTAGTGTCATCACTTTTCATTTCTCAAGCTAGTATAGCTCAAGAAGGTCTATCTGTTTATTCAGATTATTTAACAGATAATTATTATCTAATTCACCCATCTATGGCGGGAGCTGCGAATTGTGCTAAAATTCGTTTATCTGCTCGTCAACAATGGACAGATAATGATAAATCCCCTGCATTACAAACTTTGAGTTTTAATACTAAAGTTGGAGAACAATCGGGTGTTGGTTTTATTGCGTTTAATGATAGAAATGGTTATCATTCTCAGTATGGAGCTAAACTTACGTACGCGCATCATATTAATTTCTCAAGAAGTTATTATGATTTAAATCAACTTTCATTTGGTATTAGTGCGGGTGTTAATCAAACTACTTTAGATGAATCTAGTTTTGGTAATACATTTGATCCTTTAGTTAATGGAGGAGTAGATCAAAAGGATGTTTCTTTTATGGCTGATTTTGGTGTGTCATACCATTATCTAGATTTTTATGCACATGCAACTGTTAAAAATGCTTTTACAACAAAAAGTGATATTTATTCTGATATAGAAAGTGATAACTTAAGAAAATATTTATTCTCTACAGGTTATGTATTTGGTACTTATAGTAATTCTGGTTTTACATGGGAACCTTCTGTTTTATTTCAATATACTGAAAAAACAAACGAAAAAATGTTAGATGTAAACATGAAAATGTACAAAGAGTTTACAAACGGACAATTCTTTGCAGGTATTTCATATCGTACAGCTTTTGACGGTGCTGAATATGTAAAAACAGATGAGACCAAAAAACAATACTATCATTCTGTTTCTCCGATCCTTGGTGTAAAATATAAAAACATGATGTTAGGTTATACTTATTCTCATCAATTTGGTGATGTTAAATTCGAAAAGGGTGGATTCCATCAATTAACATTAGGGTTTAATTTTTTATGTAGAAACTCAAGTTATAAATGTAGCTGTCCTTCAGTTAACTTCTAA
- a CDS encoding choice-of-anchor L domain-containing protein: MKKYLLLCMLLSCFWGISQPITVSTTQYTVEELITEVLINTPCAEITNITWKNGNQFGSVNSIGSFTNTNPNFPMASGIVLSSGAAMSAPGPYGSSSQNNGNAAWVADTQLTNYMNDYFQETANYHNASVIEFDFRPFTDEMSFNFLFASQEYGGAQCFFSDSFAFFLTNTETGEVTNLALLPGTNIPVSVVTIRDSQYNDGCESENVEYFGSFNQGDPNSVLNYSGQTVKLTAASEVSAGVLYHIKLVIQDRTDFILDSAVFIEGGSFDIGMPNLGENRLKVDGSAMCAEEEYELSTGLNPDQYLFQWTKDGELIPGATGATYTVTEAGLYGVMITAIFGACEQNPEPVLIEFFDELEISNLPKNLNSCPTIGASTIFNLKDSEEGVTNEPVIFSYFLTEEDAKNNENSISSTYLFDNNDTEPVTIWVRITGLTIPCSRVESFTIALDNCTLQLEHLPDMSVCIGAQPNSFDFNPYKNLVYHGIIGYTVTFYHSEEDAQLQTNPIDNNLISNYTATDGETIWVRVQDDSDVEIFGIQSFNLYLYDLPVVNTPEVLRSCEVYTAGFATFDLSINQNAIVGDQTNIALQYYRTYAEAEIGDVATSLPLIYSGPQGDIFIRVINQQTGCYIIVTQPLQIVEAPVLAPVAPLEVCDVNNDGFAVFNLIPTTIIVTENPVPADLLITYHETLADANNNANKIQDIGAYQNTVANNQTIYVRVTRINSKCFATMPIMLKVKPTPNISNPTPLHVCDSDNNGIADFDLTSKKAEILNGLDPLDYIVTYYTNEVNANAGTNDITNPASYSNLTSNIVFVRVEGIGQECAKVVRLVLITDPTPVVANPVATYSLCDDNFDGFQVFDLASKIPVITGSQTGLQVTFHYSLADANSGSNPLASPYQNVVQNVQTLHVRVQRLSTGCFTTTTMDIRVTPIPVLNIPIAPIDVCSNTDSSFGTINLTSYNAQFLNGGPAYELKYFETQANAQNNVLPILGPEAYNNLQPSNPSVWVRATNPQTGCFSVYKVTFRLLVSPKMPVVLPDVVTCDVHADLFDGITPINLAQQTPLILAAQTIPGTYEVRYFTSLVLANVGTNWIANPETYLNTSNPQTIWVRVQNAAHPTSCFEVKSFNVVVNTPLPLGLPSPIALCDNGLPNDGQTTFDLTMRQGQITQGQIFGVTLKYYTNEAEAKAGFNHITNPTSYVNTSNPQTIWVSVENMHGCFSYTTLTIRVLPLPEPNLTPTALQKCETALGSGEASFDLRLAQPDLSNGNATLTYKYFITEQEAINNVGAIGTPEDFLTGSMTVYVRVSNTPTILSESCFVIVPLQLIVNSLPTIGTLTPLLACELNTDGIYTFDLRDKDPQVLGNQNPANFDVRYYVTETAALLGAAPIPYIYTNAAAYLQTIWVRVQHRVTGCYSIASLDLKVEEKVFAYPPSVSLAFCDTDGVNDGFGPADITTLNAGIISTQNLTGNLGVRYYSSWANYNAGNASSSTQFPITSNPQLVIAEVFNLDNEELCTATVQFFVTMSKAPSFEPIPNGYVCTDFRTGRVNGYLMDTELPAGQYTFTWMQNGNILANNGPSHEATAAGNYTVTVTSNETGCSVTQTINVQVAPAVSIDEIKISEGFSETNVVEVIASATPGTLLEYAMDEGAYQDSNIFVDVAPGTHIIWVKVKGLNACATSKVINVLNYPKFFTPNNDGYNDTWNIFALKDQPEAKIYIFDRQGKLLKQLSPAGEGWDGTFNNKPLPSTDYWFKAEYIEPNTGLQKEATGHFTLKR; encoded by the coding sequence ATGAAAAAGTACTTGTTGTTATGTATGCTCTTGTCTTGCTTTTGGGGTATTTCCCAGCCAATTACAGTTAGTACAACGCAATATACAGTTGAGGAGTTAATCACAGAAGTATTAATTAATACTCCTTGTGCTGAAATTACAAATATTACATGGAAAAATGGAAATCAGTTTGGGTCAGTAAATAGTATTGGTTCTTTTACTAATACAAATCCAAATTTTCCAATGGCTTCTGGAATCGTTTTATCTTCTGGAGCTGCAATGAGTGCGCCTGGACCATACGGTTCTTCGTCTCAAAACAATGGTAATGCCGCTTGGGTTGCAGATACTCAGCTTACTAATTATATGAATGATTATTTTCAAGAAACTGCAAATTATCATAATGCTTCTGTGATTGAGTTCGATTTTAGACCATTTACAGATGAGATGAGCTTTAATTTCTTATTTGCTTCTCAAGAATATGGTGGAGCTCAATGTTTTTTTTCAGATTCATTTGCTTTTTTTCTTACCAATACTGAAACTGGTGAAGTTACTAATTTAGCTTTACTTCCTGGTACAAATATACCTGTTTCTGTAGTTACAATTAGAGATAGTCAATATAATGATGGTTGTGAATCTGAAAATGTTGAGTATTTCGGGTCATTCAATCAAGGAGATCCAAATTCAGTTTTGAATTATAGTGGACAAACGGTTAAGTTGACAGCGGCTTCAGAAGTTTCGGCTGGTGTACTTTATCATATCAAGCTGGTTATTCAAGATAGAACAGATTTTATCTTAGATTCTGCAGTTTTTATTGAAGGTGGAAGTTTTGATATTGGAATGCCTAATTTAGGTGAAAATCGTCTTAAAGTAGATGGTTCAGCAATGTGTGCTGAAGAAGAATATGAATTATCAACTGGTTTAAATCCAGATCAATATTTGTTTCAATGGACTAAAGATGGTGAACTGATACCAGGAGCTACAGGAGCAACTTATACAGTAACAGAGGCGGGTCTGTATGGTGTGATGATTACTGCCATTTTCGGGGCTTGTGAACAAAATCCTGAACCAGTTCTGATAGAATTTTTTGATGAGTTGGAGATTTCTAATTTACCTAAAAATCTAAATTCTTGTCCAACAATTGGAGCTTCAACTATCTTTAATTTAAAAGATTCTGAAGAAGGCGTTACTAATGAGCCTGTTATTTTTAGTTATTTCTTAACTGAAGAAGATGCTAAGAATAATGAAAATTCGATTTCATCAACATATTTATTTGATAATAATGATACAGAACCTGTAACAATTTGGGTTCGTATTACAGGATTAACAATACCATGTTCAAGAGTTGAATCTTTTACTATTGCTTTAGATAATTGTACTTTACAATTAGAGCATTTGCCAGATATGTCTGTATGTATTGGTGCGCAACCAAACTCATTTGATTTTAATCCATATAAAAATTTAGTTTATCACGGAATTATTGGATATACAGTTACTTTCTATCACTCAGAGGAGGATGCACAATTGCAAACAAATCCAATAGATAATAATCTTATATCAAATTATACAGCTACAGATGGCGAGACAATTTGGGTAAGAGTACAAGATGATAGTGATGTTGAAATTTTTGGAATTCAATCATTTAATTTATATTTATACGATTTACCAGTGGTTAATACTCCAGAAGTATTAAGGTCATGTGAAGTTTACACAGCAGGTTTTGCTACTTTTGACTTGAGTATTAATCAAAATGCAATTGTTGGAGATCAAACTAATATCGCATTACAATATTATAGAACTTATGCTGAGGCTGAAATTGGTGATGTTGCTACAAGTTTGCCTTTGATTTATTCTGGACCACAAGGAGATATTTTTATTAGAGTTATTAATCAGCAAACAGGATGTTACATAATTGTTACACAACCTTTACAGATTGTTGAAGCGCCTGTTTTAGCACCTGTCGCTCCGTTAGAAGTTTGTGATGTTAACAACGATGGATTTGCTGTTTTTAATTTAATTCCAACGACAATTATAGTTACAGAGAATCCAGTTCCTGCTGATTTACTTATAACTTATCATGAAACTTTAGCTGATGCTAATAATAATGCTAATAAGATTCAAGATATTGGCGCTTATCAAAATACTGTTGCTAATAATCAAACAATTTATGTTAGGGTAACACGAATTAATTCTAAATGTTTCGCTACAATGCCAATTATGTTGAAAGTGAAACCAACTCCTAATATTTCAAATCCAACACCTTTACATGTTTGTGATTCTGATAATAACGGGATTGCAGATTTTGATTTGACTTCTAAAAAAGCTGAGATTTTAAACGGTTTAGATCCATTAGATTATATTGTAACTTATTATACTAATGAAGTAAATGCTAATGCAGGGACTAATGATATTACAAACCCAGCGAGTTATTCAAATTTAACTTCAAATATAGTTTTTGTTAGAGTTGAAGGTATTGGACAAGAATGCGCAAAAGTTGTTAGGCTAGTTTTAATTACTGATCCAACGCCAGTAGTTGCAAATCCAGTAGCAACATATTCGTTATGTGATGATAATTTTGATGGATTCCAAGTTTTTGATTTAGCGAGTAAAATACCAGTAATAACTGGTTCACAAACAGGGTTACAAGTAACTTTCCATTATTCATTAGCAGATGCAAATTCAGGATCAAATCCATTGGCATCACCATATCAAAATGTTGTACAAAATGTTCAAACTTTACATGTTCGTGTACAGCGTTTAAGCACAGGTTGTTTTACAACAACAACTATGGATATTCGTGTAACACCAATACCAGTATTGAATATTCCAATTGCACCAATTGATGTTTGTAGTAATACAGATTCAAGTTTTGGAACAATAAATTTAACAAGTTACAATGCGCAGTTTTTAAATGGAGGACCAGCATATGAATTGAAATATTTCGAAACACAAGCTAATGCACAAAATAATGTATTACCTATTTTAGGACCAGAAGCATATAATAACTTACAGCCATCAAACCCATCAGTTTGGGTAAGAGCAACAAATCCACAAACAGGATGTTTCTCTGTTTACAAAGTGACTTTCCGTTTATTAGTTTCACCTAAAATGCCAGTAGTTTTACCAGATGTAGTAACATGTGATGTTCATGCTGATTTATTTGACGGAATAACGCCGATCAATTTAGCACAACAAACACCATTGATTCTAGCAGCGCAAACTATACCAGGAACTTATGAAGTACGTTATTTTACATCATTAGTTTTAGCAAATGTTGGAACCAATTGGATTGCAAATCCAGAAACTTATTTGAATACATCAAATCCACAAACGATTTGGGTACGAGTTCAGAATGCAGCACATCCAACGTCATGTTTTGAGGTGAAAAGTTTTAATGTTGTAGTAAATACACCGTTACCATTAGGATTACCATCACCAATTGCATTGTGTGATAACGGCTTACCAAATGATGGACAAACAACATTTGACTTAACAATGAGACAAGGTCAAATTACGCAAGGTCAAATTTTTGGAGTAACATTGAAATATTATACAAATGAAGCAGAAGCAAAAGCAGGATTTAATCATATTACCAATCCAACTTCATATGTAAATACATCAAATCCACAAACAATTTGGGTTTCAGTAGAGAATATGCATGGATGTTTTTCATATACTACATTGACAATTCGTGTATTGCCATTACCAGAACCAAATTTAACCCCAACAGCTTTACAAAAATGTGAAACAGCTTTAGGAAGTGGAGAGGCATCCTTTGATTTAAGATTAGCACAACCAGACCTAAGTAATGGAAACGCTACTTTGACATATAAATATTTTATAACAGAACAAGAAGCGATAAATAATGTTGGTGCTATTGGTACACCAGAAGATTTCTTAACAGGATCAATGACAGTTTACGTTCGTGTGTCAAATACACCAACTATCTTATCAGAAAGTTGTTTTGTAATTGTGCCATTACAATTGATAGTAAATTCTTTACCAACAATTGGAACATTAACGCCATTGTTAGCATGTGAATTGAATACAGACGGAATTTATACTTTTGACTTACGCGATAAAGATCCACAAGTTTTAGGAAATCAAAACCCAGCGAATTTTGATGTTCGTTATTATGTAACTGAAACAGCAGCATTGTTAGGAGCAGCACCGATTCCTTATATTTATACGAATGCAGCAGCATATTTACAGACAATTTGGGTGCGAGTTCAACATAGAGTTACAGGATGTTATTCAATAGCATCTCTAGATTTAAAAGTTGAAGAAAAAGTATTTGCATATCCACCATCAGTAAGTTTAGCATTCTGTGATACAGATGGTGTAAATGATGGATTTGGACCAGCTGATATCACAACATTGAATGCAGGAATTATCTCTACACAAAATTTAACAGGAAATTTAGGAGTGAGATATTATTCATCTTGGGCGAATTACAACGCAGGAAATGCATCATCATCAACGCAATTCCCGATAACAAGTAATCCTCAGTTAGTAATTGCAGAAGTGTTTAATTTAGATAATGAGGAATTATGTACTGCAACAGTTCAGTTCTTTGTAACAATGAGTAAAGCTCCAAGTTTTGAACCAATACCAAACGGATATGTTTGTACAGATTTCAGAACAGGAAGAGTAAATGGTTACTTAATGGATACAGAATTACCAGCAGGACAGTACACATTTACTTGGATGCAAAATGGTAATATATTAGCAAATAATGGACCATCTCATGAAGCAACAGCTGCAGGAAATTATACAGTTACTGTAACGTCAAATGAAACAGGATGTTCAGTAACACAAACGATAAACGTTCAAGTAGCACCGGCAGTTTCTATAGATGAAATCAAAATAAGTGAAGGATTCTCAGAAACAAATGTTGTAGAAGTTATAGCATCAGCTACACCAGGAACATTATTGGAATATGCTATGGATGAAGGAGCTTATCAAGATAGTAATATCTTTGTAGATGTTGCTCCAGGAACACATATTATCTGGGTTAAAGTAAAAGGATTAAACGCATGTGCAACATCAAAAGTTATAAATGTGTTGAATTATCCTAAATTCTTTACACCAAATAATGATGGATATAACGATACTTGGAATATTTTTGCATTAAAAGATCAACCTGAAGCAAAAATTTATATCTTTGACAGACAAGGAAAATTATTAAAGCAATTAAGTCCAGCAGGTGAAGGATGGGATGGGACGTTTAACAACAAACCATTACCATCAACAGATTACTGGTTTAAAGCTGAATATATTGAACCAAACACAGGATTACAAAAAGAAGCTACAGGTCACTTTACATTAAAAAGATAA
- a CDS encoding NifU family protein: MFKVNIKETQNPAILKFEFPDFLTYGANFEYKNIDETENSPLAKKLFYLPFVKTVYISGNFIAIERFSIVEWADVQDAVAEEIEKFITDGGKVLIETENSQNKKIPVTVYGETTPNPAVLKFVANKKLTKTAIEFKNIDQTDVSPLAKELFKFPYVKEVFIDENYVSISKYDSYDWNDITIEVRSFIKNFIENGGTVIEEDLIVKTEVHEKNQEEYFDKLDVTSQQIINILEEYVKPAVAADGGNISFNSYDDATKRVSVTLQGACSGCPSSTFTLKNGIENMLRQMLNDNDIIVEANNG, encoded by the coding sequence ATGTTTAAAGTCAATATAAAAGAAACGCAAAACCCTGCAATTCTTAAATTCGAATTCCCAGATTTCTTAACTTACGGAGCTAATTTTGAATATAAAAACATCGATGAAACCGAAAATTCGCCTTTAGCCAAAAAATTATTTTACTTACCATTTGTAAAAACAGTTTATATTTCTGGTAATTTCATTGCAATTGAACGTTTTTCAATTGTTGAATGGGCAGACGTTCAAGATGCTGTTGCTGAAGAAATTGAAAAATTTATTACAGATGGCGGTAAAGTTTTAATCGAAACAGAAAATAGTCAAAACAAAAAAATCCCAGTTACGGTTTACGGAGAAACTACTCCAAATCCAGCAGTTTTAAAATTTGTCGCAAACAAAAAACTTACAAAAACTGCAATCGAATTTAAAAACATTGACCAAACTGACGTTTCTCCTTTAGCTAAAGAATTATTTAAATTTCCGTATGTAAAAGAAGTTTTTATCGATGAGAATTATGTTTCAATTTCAAAATACGATTCTTACGATTGGAACGACATCACTATTGAAGTTCGTAGTTTCATCAAAAACTTTATCGAAAATGGTGGTACTGTAATTGAAGAAGATTTGATTGTTAAAACAGAAGTTCACGAAAAAAATCAAGAAGAATACTTCGACAAACTAGATGTAACTTCTCAACAAATCATTAATATTTTAGAAGAATATGTTAAACCAGCAGTTGCTGCTGATGGCGGAAACATTTCGTTTAATAGTTATGACGATGCTACAAAACGTGTTTCTGTAACTTTACAAGGTGCTTGTAGCGGATGTCCTTCATCTACTTTTACACTTAAAAACGGCATTGAAAATATGTTACGTCAGATGTTAAACGACAACGACATTATTGTAGAAGCAAACAACGGTTAA